In Arvicola amphibius chromosome 1, mArvAmp1.2, whole genome shotgun sequence, one DNA window encodes the following:
- the LOC119827148 gene encoding olfactory receptor 52N2 — MSGANSSSLTPDFFILNGIPGLEDAHVWISLPFCFMYMIAVVGNCGLIYLIGHEEALHRPMYYFLALLSFTDVTLCTTTVPNMLCIFWFNFKEIGFNSCLIQMFFVHMLTGMESGVLMLMALDRYVAICYPLRYTAILTNPVIAKAGLATFLRSVMLIFPFTVLTKRLPYCRGTLIPHTYCDHMSVAKVSCGNAKVNAIYGLMVALLIGVFDICCISVSYAMILRAVVSLSSADARHKAFSTCTSHICAIVITYVPAFFTFFTHRFGGRTIPHHIHITVANLYLLLPPTMNPIVYGVKTRQIRESVIKFLLGDKMGTT; from the coding sequence ATGTCTGGAGCCAACAGCTCCAGCCTGACCCCAGACTTCTTTATCCTGAATGGTATCCCTGGGCTGGAAGATGCCCATGTCTGGATCTCTCTGCCATTCTGCTTCATGTACATGATTGCTGTTGTGGGGAACTGTGGGCTTATCTACCTCATTGGCCATGAGGAGGCTCTGCACCGGCCCATGTACTACTTCTTGGCCTTACTTTCCTTCACTGATGTTACCTTGTGCACTACTACTGTGCCCAATATGCTGTGCATATTCTGGTTCAACTTCAAAGAGATTGGATTTAATTCTTGCCTGATTCAGATGTTCTTTGTCCACATGTTGACTGGAATGGAATCTGGAGTGCTCATGCTCATGGCCCTGGACCGGTATGTAGCCATTTGCTATCCTCTGCGTTATACCGCCATCCTTACCAACCCTGTGATTGCCAAAGCTGGCCTTGCTACTTTCTTGAGGAGTGTGATGCTCATCTTTCCATTCACTGTCCTCACCAAGCGCTTGCCCTATTGCCGAGGCACCCTTATCCCCCACACTTACTGTGACCACATGTCTGTGGCCAAGGTATCCTGTGGCAATGCCAAGGTCAATGCAATCTATGGCCTTATGGTTGCTCTCCTGATTGGCGTGTTTGACATTTGCTGTATCTCTGTGTCTTACGCTATGATCCTGCGAGCAGTGGTGAGTCTGTCCTCTGCAGATGCTCGTCACAAAGCCTTCAGCACCTGCACATCTCACATCTGTGCCATTGTGATCACTTACGTGCCTGCCTTTTTTACTTTCTTCACCCATCGTTTTGGGGGACGCACGATTCCCCACCACATCCACATCACAGTGGCTAACCTCTACCTACTACTGCCCCCTACAATGAACCCAATTGTTTATGGAGTCAAGACCAGACAGATTCGGGAAAGTGTAATCAAATTTTTACTCGGAGACAAAATGGGCACTACCtaa